The genome window AGTCATTGGTCGTGTCGGCCTACCAAACGCTCTTCAACAACCCATCTATGTGAATGAGCTATCTCCTTGATCCGTATATTAGATCGCACAGTCATCGATTCCAGGAACAAAATACTCTGCTACGAGCAGTTGGGATGGCCTTTTCAGGCCGGAGAGCAGCATAGTATGTCGTTAGGATATGTCCATTGCCCAACAATCAAATACTGAAATTCAATACTTTGATATTCAAGCAGGCTATCTGAATCTCGAAGATCATAACAACGGCTACCCCGTCGTATTAGACGCCTATCTTCCTATCGCCATCTCGATCGAGGATATACTCGGATATCTCCACTGTTGGCTCGGCATTCATCCAAGAATTATTGTGCGCCCAAGAGCCGGTGGACAGACTGACACAAACTCGCTCTGTTCTCGGTGGGAatataagctctcagccacaagtctcaactgcaaaatACCCATGTGgctcacaacttagacattaTACTGCAATCCCTCAATCGTAACACTacaaaatataataaatcaCTTTCTTAATACGAAAGAGCCAGCCGAATCAATTAAATACTGACAAATAGAGCGCGCAGTACGAAAGTACTGgtcaacaagaacaataTTAACCCCAATATTATCTATATCTATCTTTAGCCCTCGTCCTAACTCATTGATTCTTGGGGGCAGTTCGGTATGATTCATCGCTTTGATCGCCGTCTATACGAGGACAGTGATTGACTAAAAGCATTTTGATGTCATGAAATGCTAAATTTAAATCCCCACTGTCAGCTGCCTTGCGATTACTGGTGAGACAAAAACTGTTCTTCTGGTAAGACGGATAAGACGGCTCGATACATGCAATGATCGACACATCTATACGAGACTAAGGCCGGATATTGCTGAAGGTAAGAACCACTTGAATTATGTCTAAGTCTGTTAGAGAATTGAAGTACTCCGTAGCTGACATTGCAGATCTATTTGGTCTGGTTACTAATATTGACTCTACTCGCTGACCTCAGATGCCCTCATAAAAGCATAAATACCGCGTGCAATCCATCCTTCGTCTTTACTAATTCTTACTATCAGACAACATTCGATTTATCACTCGCCCTATTGCACTGAACCTTCAAACACCAGCAATCATGCAGTCCTCTATCCTTCCCCTGGCTTCTGCTATGGTCCTCATCTCACAGGCCATTGCAGGAGTGATTTCTCCTCGCGAAGCATCTCTCGCTCATTTTCAGATATTCGGCGACGATAACTGCACTACTGCCGAAAGCATGGGTGAATTCAATCTTTATTCTGAGGATACCGACAAATGTCACACATTTCCCACTGACAAGGCTGTCAACTCTGTTTACATTTCTTATATCAGCGATGAATGTGCAGGTATGTGCTTCACGTTTGTTTCTATCTGATCATAAAGACTAATCAGTGCTTCGTTGGCGGTATGGCAGTCGGACTATACACAGGTACAACCTGCTCAACTGGCTCTGACAATATAGGTCCAGACTTTTGCTATGGCCGTTTTATTACCTATGGAAGCTACAATATTGTTTGTTAATTGTAGATACCTTGGGAACTGTTAGATTGCCTCAGGCTACACCAATGGATATGGTTTATCTTGTTCAATTTCGGTCGAAGCAATTACTGCCCGGCGACAAGTCGCTGCGGCGCGATAGCTGCAGGCTTGTTTGTCTTACGTCAAATGTATTGCTTATTCCATAGCTCAGTAGGTAGCTAGATTAAGCTAACAGAATTGCTGCTCTTCATATGGCAAATTCTCGACGAAACATAGATTAGCAGGGCCGTTTCTGGGTCTTATAAACTACAACGTGGGGGTAAACTGCAGacaaatatataattatacttttgCCCTCCATATTTTTAAGGCTTCTTAAGTGTTAACTGGAATGCAAGAAACTCGCATTTCTCTATAGTGCCCTTAGATATTTCTATCTCAAGATAAATAACTATTGCCGACCACTACATCAGCGATCCATTCATTCTCGTCATGGCTATGTGGATAACCTTTAGACATAAAAAAACTCGCGTATTAGTGGGATAAAGAAAGATAAGGATCAAGGGTCTCTCCGATTTTATCCGCTGTGCAAGGGGAGCTTGACTCGTTAATTGATTGCATTGATCAGTGCACGCAAAGATAACGTCCACAAACGCGTGTAATTTTCGCACGTGGAATCACGATTAGCAAGATATCAACGTCTGCCAACAAGGGCCCTTGTGCATTTTAAGGGGCGAGAAGAATTTTCACATCAAAGCAACGCAAGTGAAACCTTCCGAATGATAGCAGAAACGCAGCTGAATGATCAGCCTGGGCTCCATCGCTGATTAGATCGAAGAAATGCTTAATGGAACTCCACTGCATCCTTGGCATTGGGCTGATATCGTCAGAAAACCTTTTATCTCTGTACATGAAAGGGGAGAGCAATGGTGTAATTGGGCGTTTGAGGCTCAAAATGGTCCCGATGGCGCCCGGCAACCAATTTTAACCCTTGGGTTGGGTTTGTTTTAATCCTTGGCCGTTGGGCGGCGAAACGGAATGACCGCCGAGCTTCGGTCAGAAGCACTCCACTATGAAGGTTGACCGTGGTGAGACTGACAGCGTCGCTCGCAACGTTATCTCAGTAGCATTTTGCATGGCCAGACAAGTAGGCCATGCCTCGTATTGTATATCAGGCAGTATTGACACTTGTTCATGATTATGGACTCATAAGAGGCCTCACCAGCATTCTTATCAGTACAGTCCAGACCAAGTGGCGAGCAAAACCTGCTTGACAACCAACAAACACCTTGAGGCTCGGCCTTATCTCACCCCTAGCCCAAACTAAAAGTATGACACCGACCATTTGGAACTTGGAACCGGCGCCGGCGCACCGGGCCAGAATCCGCGTAGCCTCAGCGTCACGTTAATGGGCAGCCCATCCATGCCATTAGAGCCCGGCCGCTAAAGATACAGTGGGTAACCCCCTGGAATGAGCCTCAATGCCACGGCAGTTCCAGCGCCATGACCCACTGTTATACAGGGTTTAGAATCTTCCATCACGGTCTCATCACGAGATTCTGGTCCATGTCATGATTCGCAATCTTCGTAATGGTGCCCCTTTAGGCGAGGACCACAATGTGCCGACTAGTAGCGCTTTACAAAAATGGCATCTCCATGGACCTTTATCTTTTGTTAGGGTCTATAAATACTGCACCGCGCTACTTTCGTTTCTGAATTGCTTCATCAGAGCATTCCCCAATGATTCACCATCAGCATTCGCTACGGCTTAATTAAAGCATTTCACTACACTATCGTTTACAACACCAACGCAAAATGGATCGCCTTCGAGATCTGGAAGTCCCTTGGACGGACTCAAATACCCCCACGCGCCGAAATTCGGTTGATTTATCTATTCCTTCGCCACCGGCTGAACACGACCCCAAGGCATTTCTTAATCACCATACAGCGAAATCGGCACCGAAGACTGATCCCTCACAACTTGAGAAGGGCAGTCAAGATGACAGTATCGACGAGGAGCCTACACAACAACAATTGTCCCTCAGACAGCGCTTGCATCATTTTACTTGGGCTTGGTTTACACTACCCATGAGTGCAGGCGGTTTGGCTCTATTAATTCACGTACAGCCTCATCAATTCCCTGGTTTGAGAATCATCGGTACTGTGCTTTATAGCATAAACCTTCTCATTTTTACACTCTGCTGTATTGGCATGATATGTCGCTTCTTGTTCAACCCCGGCGACTTGACAAAATCTGTCACGCATCATCGAGAGGCATTCCTCTTCCCAACTTTCTTCCTGGCTATTGCTTCgctcatcaccagcaccCAGCGATATGCCATTCCAAAAGATGATCCCTCATATGTTTGGGCAACTGAGACCATCTTTTGGATCTATATCGTTGTCACATTCATCTTAGCTGTCTGGCAGTACTCGTACCTCTTTTCAGGACACAGCTTCAACCTGCAAACAATGATGCCAGGTTGGCTGCTGCCTATCTTCCCAGTCATGTTGGCAGGTACCGTCGCAACTGTCATCTTGGATACCCAAAGCCACCTCAACCCACTCCCCATCATCTTCGCTGGCCTGACGTGTCAAGGCCTGGGCTTCTGTGTCTCCATGATGATGTACGCTCACATGATCGGTCGACTCATGCAATCTGGTCTTCCCAATCGAGAACACCGAACCGGCCTCTTCATGAATGTCGGCCCGCCAGCCTTTACAGCCTTGGCCCTTATCGGCATGGCCAACGCACTCCCCAAGACTATCTCTGGACCTGACAACCTTGCTCTCAACGTCGACACCGTCCGCACAGTAGCTCTACTCTGCGCAGTATTCCTCTGGGCACTGAGCATGTGGTGGTTCCTTATCGCTGTCGTCGCAGTGGTCTCATCCCCACCCAAGTTCTTCCATCTTGGCTGGTGGCCGATGGTCTTCCCAAACACTGGCTTCACGCTTGCTACCATCTCCATTGGTAACGAGTTCAAGTGCGAAGGTATTCTCTGGGCTGCGAGCGGCATGACTATTATTCTTGTCATCACATTTTTAATCGTCTTCTCATTTAACATGAGAGCTGTTTTTGTACGAGATATCATGTATCCTGGAAAGGACGAGGATGCAGATGATCACTAGACATTATTTAGAGCTGGGAGTAATGGTTTGGATTGGTTTGTACTATTAGAGATACCACGGGATACAGGTTTAGACAAAAGGACACAAAAGGGATCAAGAGTAACAGCGCTCATAGATAGGATCCCACAGGACTTAGAATAATCATCATCAATTGTCATTCTCAAACACGTCTTCCAACTTGGTGTAAACACCAACTTCGGTTCCCACCGGGCCAGAAGGTTCGATGTCAAAATCGTGCATCGACAGCAGGGAACAAGGATTGAGCTAGCAAAGAATTTTCCTTTATCGGACGAGATTTTACGATCCCTGGATCGTAACCGCAGGGATTTGCACGGTCTTAACGCTTCTGTGAAACAGGGCCGATGAGCTCCCCTTTTTTCTAAATGCGTCGATCCGATTCTCGGCGAGACTCGCTTCGGCAAAAGTGTCATTTTCGCCGATATTCCTTCGATGCTGTAAATAGCAACCTATGCTCGACTTGTTGATTTTGGGTATCATTAACTTGCAGAGAAATACTCAGTAAAAtgggatatatatataatggCAGAGTTAGTGATGACAGTCAACTCTTTTGCTTCTACTTCGTCCCGTAAGTTGGTTGAGTACAGGGCTTGTCCTGGCTTGCTGATGGCATATCAGCGATATCGCATCAATGGCTTGGGGAGTGACTCGATATAGAAGCTGACTCGTCCGGTAGATAAGTAATCGCATGATGAACAGGTATCTAAGCACGCGATTTAGCTATTAGTGGCCCAGGGAATTACAAACTGAAGCCCGGACTTTACATTTTACGTTTCGAGTCCGAGAGAACTAGAACAGGGTGTTGTCTCATTCAAGTCGCTCatatccttttctttgtaGTTTGGAAAAAGGAACGTGACCAGAATCATGCATTCTCTCGTAGCATGTAGTAAGTAGATCTTCGAATTGCACCCCGAGCAAATAATAAACGGATATGGATATGGTCTGCACAACTGGCTACTTCATCACGGTCCTTGAAACACTCATTTATTGGTTACATTAGTATCGATGTGAATGAAGCAGCACCAATCTTAGAAGCCACCTACTCGCACTAGGTGCCAATAGGGGCCGGCGCAGAGTCTTCCATTCCGGTCAACTGCAGTGGCTAACACATTCAGACCACAACTTGGACATAGTATTACGATCCCTGACTAATTTCTGTATAGAAGACGAAATATGGAGCTCGCCTTACATGACTCAACTATGATTCACAGAAGCGCAGTTGTCAGTCGGGAGCCATTACTAGTGTCCTATATTGGAGCAGAGCACCGAGAAAGCTACTGATCCGCTAgactcttttctttcagGCCCGTTGTAATCTTGGTAGAATGATGAGATTTCTCACTTTTCATGGAAGAATGATCCTTCTAAGTTCTCCTGCAGGTAAGTAGATTGGATCTACTCATGTACCTTGCATTAGTCAACTTTGGATGTTCTGTATATCACGAAATGCCTAGCTGCTTCCATATATGTGCGTGAACTAATAGATAGAAGTAAAATGATCTCAAGACGCATTATTAGCTTGTATGTTCTGGGGGCAAATATCTTTCCTCTCAGATATCCTCCAACGCTCGTGGACTGAGAACAGACTGCGAAGGTCCGGCAAACTGAAAATGAGTCACTCGGCTACAGAGAACTTCAGGAAGCGTATTGTCAACCTCATTGGAAATTACTTGGTAAGTGTCAGCGTATATGTTCTCTATTATAAAGGACTTTGGGTGAATCACAGAATTCGAGATAAAGGGCCCAAGGTCGCTTAGCCTAATTAGGTATGCATTTCGACGGCAGCCTCTTTAATGCTCCATTTTTAGTCCAAACCAGCCACTCGTCATAACAGTTGGAAAGCTGATTTTGCTGACTTTGCATTTGCTGATACGTTATTGGATGCTGAGATTCTGGCACGCGTAAGCACGGCGCATTTGAGCCGACTCTTCGGATACGGCATCTATATAATTGACCGTACGGACTAAGACTAAGTGATTCACCTTTTGGTATATAAACTTAAGAAAGATCTTTGCAGAAAACTGCTTAATTCTGACAtcaatattttttaataatctcTGAACTCATCCTATCATCATGAGCCAGGCGCAACAGCCATCAGACCCGACATTCCGGGCATATAGCGCTCAGCAAGGCGCCACTTATGCCGAACATCGTCGAAACTATAATCCCAAGCTATACGATGCAATTATAGACTTCCATAAAGAAGGGTCTGGCCGTTTTGATACCCTGATTGATGTCGGCTGTGGACCAGGAACAGCCACTCGTAGCCTTGCCCCTCACTTCAAGACTGCATATGGCCTTGACCCCTCAGAGGGAATGATAAGCACTGCGCGCTCCATCACCACCCTCGAAAACGTCAAGTTCGAAGTCTCTTCAGCTGAATCTCTGGGATCTGAACTTGCCAATCCAATTCCCGAGGGCAGTGTCGATGTGATCACTGGAGCCACTTGCGCCCATTGGTTTGACATGCCGCAATTCTGGGAGCAAGCtgccaagaccctcaagCCTGGAGGTACTGTGGCTCTGTGGACAGCTGCTGGTGTTCAAGTCGATCCGTCAATGCCCGCTCATAAAGCTGTGCAGGAGGTTATTGATGACCTTGATAACTTGGTTGAAGACTATATGCTGCCCGGCAACCTCATGGTCCGTGATCTTTACCGTGGTCTACCCTTGCCTTGGACTCTTGATCCTCCTCTTTCGGTCTTTGACCAAGAGTCATTTATCCGCAAAGAATGGTGTACTGGTCCAGCCTCTGAGACAATGTTCTTTGAGCACTCGCCGCCAGTCAACTTGGTTATGTTGGAGATGGTTCTTGGCACCGCTAGTCCTGTTACCAGATGGAGGGAAGCCCATCCTGAAGCTGTCGGAACGGAGAATGACGTTGTTCGTCAGATCAGAAGAAGGATTGAGAAGATTCTCAACGATGCAGGCGtggagaagggcaaggagatGCTTACGGGCGACATGACTGGTGTATTGCTGCTTCTTAGGAAGAAGAGTGACTAGGTGTTTTTAAGACAGGATTCAACTACTGAATGAGAAGCTTTGATAAGCATTACAATCAATTGACCTAATTCTCAAACTGACATTCCTGTTCGTGCAATCTTTGTGACTTATTATATCCTTCGTCCTTTCACTCATCATACGCGTCCCGGGGATCATGCTCCTTCCAGAACTTATCGTAATCATCCCAACTCTGAGAAGGGAAAGCCAATGGAACAGTGATCGGGCCAAATGGTatacccttcttctcaaactcgTCCAAACGGGCCTTAGTTCTCTCCTTCGTCTTGTTAACGCTATAAACAGAAATCCTATGACACGAACTAGTGACGTGAAGACCCCAGTTCCAAGCGGTTCGGACATCAGGCGGCTGAGTGTTGAGAGAGTTGTCCCAGCAGCGACAGACAATCTCAACCCAGCCCTCGACGTCACATGGCAACTCAAACTCCCAGGTACGCCAAGTCCACTTACGCTTCTTGGAAAGTTTCTCAAGTGGAACGGTATACCAGTTGAAGCCACCATCGTTGGAGAGTTCAACTCTCTCGGGCCAACGTCCGCCACCAGAGTAAGCCCAGCCCTTGCACCGAATGGCACCGTTGTGGATGACAACTTGCTTTGTCCAGGGTGACATAATGGCAGAACTGACAGGCATCTCCTGGATCTGGATACCATCTGTGAGCTTAAAGTTGTGCTTGCCGACTTGCTGAGGGAAGTATAGGTATTCCTGGCTTTGGACAGGTGCTCGTGACGGCTCCTTGATAGCCTTGATGCGGTACAGCCACTTGACACTGCGTGCGCCGATGTAGCCAAACACCACGATCCGAAGAGGATATCCGTGGATCTTGGGAAGTTCTTCACCGTTCATCTCCCAGGCTAGCATGACTTCATTGGCTTTGACCTTGGACCAAGGAACACTGACGAGATAATTCATCGTTTTGTCGTCCTTGAAGTAGGTATCAGCACCGTAGAACTCCAAGTGCTTAGCGCCATCGATCAAGCCACCACAAGCCTTGATAACCTTCTTGAGGCTGATACCAACGTAATTGGCAGTGCCGATTGCTCCTTCAGCCCAAGGTGCCTGGGGGACTTCATCACCTTGACCAGGGTATTTGAGGATCTGCTCAATACGACGAGTTCCAGAGCATTGGATTGTGACATTCTTTGACATGCGAGGGAACTTCGACTCGTCCATGAGGTCATCCAAAGTGAAGGACTTGGGGTTTGCAACGAGACCATCCATGAGGAAGCTAAAGTCTTCCTTATTGATGATGGGAATTCCACCGTGGTTTCTCACAAAGTGAAGGGAATTGGGGGTAAACTCCTTGTCGGTCACCAAGCGTTTTGGTGGCTCGCCATTGTAAGGGAATTGCAAGAGATGCAGCATGTCAGGGTGTTTTTCTTTGAGGACAATATCCCATGAATCATCAGGCACGCTGGTGAGTTCACCTCCAATGGCATGATGCCACATCTTCCAATGCGTACCAGGGAGAACAGGGTTGGTTCCCGGGATAGGACCAAGTTGAAACTCAGGGTTTGGGGGGAACGTCTGTGACGTCAGGATCTTGTGCGCAGCAGCTTTCTTGTCAGGATAATTCTCCCACTCAACGAAGCTTCACTGGTCAGCTTGGCATGATACACTTGAGAAAAGTCTTACCCGACCCAACCCTTGCGTTCACGAGTGAAGAGCTTCTCACGGTCACCGACCGacttgatggcttcttcatctttggtgAGATCCCCAAAGACCTGAGGATCCAGAGCTATGGTCTCTGGTCCGGTCTGGTCCAGTACAGGTAGGACCGCGCCGGAGAGACCTTGCTCGATCTTCCATTCATCAGGACGATTGGTAGTCTTCATGATTGAAATGTAACGGTAAAATTAGAATTGGGTGTAACTTAGCAAAAGAGGGGGAAACGGCGGGCTCTGGGTTTAAATTAACCTACGTTGTACGAGGGCAGAGGGTTCGACATGCGGGCGTCTTACAAGGTTGTAGCCCTACGATCTGCTCAAAACCATCTAGATCGAGTAAGACTACCAGACCAATGACGAAGCAGACAGCAGTATACCCTAAAACAGCCACGACCTGAAATCATTGGCTCGATAAGCCGCTTCATGCAGGTGAGGCATTGAGTTTAGGCCGTAGGGCCGATTTACCCTCTTTTCCCAGAGCGGTGACACTATTTTCTAATGCTGTTGTGGTGAATGGTTGGTGTTTACGCTGTGAAGGTGGGGTCGTTATCAAGAGCTGACAGACTCGGGATGCATCTGAAATCATCATGACAAAGTGGCTGCTGTACGAATGCGGGGTCAACTCAATTCAGTGGCATCCGAGCTTTCCGTGTGAGATCCAGGATGGGCGTGATGGAGGACGAAAGGGATAAGATGAGCTGTGCTGCGTCTGTGAGGGCAATGTTTGCTTGTAGTATAATCAATTCCAGCGacaagatatcatcaaaTTAGCCATGGCAAGTATCAAATCCAACTTGTTATCGTTGTTGAAGGCTTACAATATCAGTCTCAGAACAATCCCATCTCGACTCTTGCCAATGGTACGCCCAATCCAATTCGTCCCAGCCGTGTGCCTGACAATATCTAGGGCAACCGAGCGAAAATCCGGGATCGGTCCAACAAGTTCGCTATGGAAAAAGCAATGGTGGCCTCATTGTCTTGAGCGACACGCAAACCATTGAAGTACTCGCTCACTTTGCTCGTGAACGCATTCCAGAGAGGTACTGATAAATCTAACCAATCTTGGGTCTTCCGCTGACAGCAGATCTAGGAGCGTACATGCAAAGGCCGCTGGAGCCTTTGGCGAATTCGAAGTCCTTGAAGACATCTCCCATCTCACTGACGCCGACTTCCTCACGGGCATCGGCAAAAAGACGAAGCTACTTACACGAATCTCGACTGTCGGCGGTGAGAAAGGATCCAGCGATACCGTCCGTGATGTGCGCGGCTGGGCAACCAAATTCTACACCGAAGAGGGTATCCAGGACTTTGTCTTTAACGACCTGCCCGTGTTCTTCATCCGTGACCCAATCAAATTTCCATCCATGAACCGGAGTCACAAGAGGCATCCCCAGACCAATGTTCCGGATAACACCATGTTTTGGGACTTTCACCTGAACAACCCAGAGGGTATCCATGCTCTGATGCACCTCTTTGGACAGCGTGGTATTCCTGCGTCGCTGAGAAACATCAACGGCTTTAGTGTTCATACCTATACCCTCAACAAGGCGGTAGGTCAATCACAAGGCTGATAAAGTCAAGCTGACGCTCTCTAGGATGGTAGCTATGTCTACGTCAAATGGCACTTTCGCCCACACGACGGAATCAAGACAATGGATGCAGACACAGCTCAGCGACTAGCAGGCTCCGAGCCTGACTACCACGTTAAAGATCTCTTCAAAGCCATCGAGAAAGGTGATTTCCCGTCTTGGGGTGTTTACATCCAGGTTATGCAACctgatgaagttgagaatGCGCCGATTGATATTTTTGATGACACATATACTTGGCCTTTTGAGAAGTATCCTCTCAGGCTTATTGGTAAAATCACCCTTAACAAGAATGTGAGTTCTCGTGATGGATGTTTGAGGTTCTCGGGTACTGACGTGTTGCCGTAGCTCAACAATTACTTCCAAGACTTGGAACAGGCCTGCTTCTCACCTTCCAACATGGTTCCTGGTATTGGACCATCAGCGGATCCCGGTATTTATAGACCCCTCCACGGTGACATCCAGAGACTAACTGGAGAAAAGTACTGCAAGCAAGAATGTTTAGCTACCCAGATGCTCATCGCTACCGGTAATTCTACTCACCTATTCACTCACCGTATCTAATGATTCCCAGAGTCGGGCCCAATTACTTCCAACTCCCCTGCAACAAACCCATCAACAAAGTCTACGCCCCATATGTCCGCGACGGCCCAGGCACCATCAACGGTAACTACGGAGGCGACCCAGACTATGTCGGCTCTGAGCTTCGACCCGTGACTATGAGCAAACGAGTCCAAGTGCCTACCCACGAGAATTGGT of Fusarium musae strain F31 chromosome 5, whole genome shotgun sequence contains these proteins:
- a CDS encoding hypothetical protein (EggNog:ENOG41); the protein is MDRLRDLEVPWTDSNTPTRRNSVDLSIPSPPAEHDPKAFLNHHTAKSAPKTDPSQLEKGSQDDSIDEEPTQQQLSLRQRLHHFTWAWFTLPMSAGGLALLIHVQPHQFPGLRIIGTVLYSINLLIFTLCCIGMICRFLFNPGDLTKSVTHHREAFLFPTFFLAIASLITSTQRYAIPKDDPSYVWATETIFWIYIVVTFILAVWQYSYLFSGHSFNLQTMMPGWLLPIFPVMLAGTVATVILDTQSHLNPLPIIFAGLTCQGLGFCVSMMMYAHMIGRLMQSGLPNREHRTGLFMNVGPPAFTALALIGMANALPKTISGPDNLALNVDTVRTVALLCAVFLWALSMWWFLIAVVAVVSSPPKFFHLGWWPMVFPNTGFTLATISIGNEFKCEGILWAASGMTIILVITFLIVFSFNMRAVFVRDIMYPGKDEDADDH
- a CDS encoding hypothetical protein (EggNog:ENOG41), producing MSQAQQPSDPTFRAYSAQQGATYAEHRRNYNPKLYDAIIDFHKEGSGRFDTLIDVGCGPGTATRSLAPHFKTAYGLDPSEGMISTARSITTLENVKFEVSSAESLGSELANPIPEGSVDVITGATCAHWFDMPQFWEQAAKTLKPGGTVALWTAAGVQVDPSMPAHKAVQEVIDDLDNLVEDYMLPGNLMVRDLYRGLPLPWTLDPPLSVFDQESFIRKEWCTGPASETMFFEHSPPVNLVMLEMVLGTASPVTRWREAHPEAVGTENDVVRQIRRRIEKILNDAGVEKGKEMLTGDMTGVLLLLRKKSD
- a CDS encoding hypothetical protein (EggNog:ENOG41); amino-acid sequence: MGNRAKIRDRSNKSVHAKAAGAFGEFEVLEDISHLTDADFLTGIGKKTKLLTRISTVGGEKGSSDTVRDVRGWATKFYTEEGIQDFVFNDLPVFFIRDPIKFPSMNRSHKRHPQTNVPDNTMFWDFHLNNPEGIHALMHLFGQRGIPASLRNINGFSVHTYTLNKADGSYVYVKWHFRPHDGIKTMDADTAQRLAGSEPDYHVKDLFKAIEKGDFPSWGVYIQVMQPDEVENAPIDIFDDTYTWPFEKYPLRLIGKITLNKNLNNYFQDLEQACFSPSNMVPGIGPSADPGIYRPLHGDIQRLTGEKYCKQECLATQMLIATVYAPYVRDGPGTINGNYGGDPDYVGSELRPVTMSKRVQVPTHENWSGHVTAFATSITDKDFEQPRALWKIICKEPNGKEQFLHNILPTLGDIPDQMKDQVIEYFGRVDGDLKACLKEGLGK
- a CDS encoding hypothetical protein (EggNog:ENOG41), with protein sequence MQSSILPLASAMVLISQAIAGVISPREASLAHFQIFGDDNCTTAESMGEFNLYSEDTDKCHTFPTDKAVNSVYISYISDECADFCYGRFITYGSYNIVC